GCGGCGCCCGCTCCGGGAATGCGACCGCGCCAGGCGCGTTGACCCTCACGTGACCGACACGACGACCGATCCCGCCCGCTCCGCCGCCGCCGACCCCGACGCCCTCGCTGCCTACGACTCCTGGCACCGCGCCCGACTCGCCGCCGTGACGAGCCCGTTCGGCAGCCTCGCGCTCATCCAGACGACCTGGCTCGAGCCCGGCCGGGAGGTCAGCGACCTCGAGGCCCTCGACGGCCAGCCCGACACCGTGCAGCTGACGCGCATCGAGCGCATCTCGCTCGACACCGGCGAGCCCGAGCACGGCTACCGCCTCTGGGACTCGGCGTCGCCGAAGAACCGCGCGTTCGAGGACATCGAGGTCTACCCGTACGCGCCCGAGTGGATCCTCGAGGGCCGCTTCGAGCGCGTCGGCGACGACCGCGTGATCCCGTTCGAGCACATCGCCGACGCCGGCCGCACACGCGAGCTGCCCGTCCCCGGCGACATCGTCGTGGAGATCGAGGGCGAGGAGGTGCGCCTCAGCGCCTTCGCCGACGGCGACCGCCTCCAGCTCGTCTTCGCCGACGCCACCACCGGCCGCGAGAGCTACGCGCCCAGCCGCTTCCTCTTCATCCCCCGCCCCGACGGCGACGGACCCGTGACGCTCGACTTCACGCGCGCCGTCGTCCCGCCCTGCGGCTTCTCCGACTGGATGAACTGCCCGCTCCCGCCCGCCGGCAACAAGCTGTCGGCCGCGGTGCGCGCGGGCGAGCGCCGGG
This genomic interval from Clavibacter michiganensis contains the following:
- a CDS encoding DUF1684 domain-containing protein, with translation MTDTTTDPARSAAADPDALAAYDSWHRARLAAVTSPFGSLALIQTTWLEPGREVSDLEALDGQPDTVQLTRIERISLDTGEPEHGYRLWDSASPKNRAFEDIEVYPYAPEWILEGRFERVGDDRVIPFEHIADAGRTRELPVPGDIVVEIEGEEVRLSAFADGDRLQLVFADATTGRESYAPSRFLFIPRPDGDGPVTLDFTRAVVPPCGFSDWMNCPLPPAGNKLSAAVRAGERRVVYGDEA